GCTGCGCGCCGAAGGGCTCGACGCGTGGAATCAGGGACCGACGGTGAGCGCGCGCGTAGCGGGTTCGATGAAGGACACGCTGCAACGCATCGCCGCGCTGACACCCGCGCAGACCACGGACGCACTGCGCTCGATCGGCAACATCGACAACGAAAAGTGGGACTGGACCTTGCCCGACGACGTGAAGCGCAACGCGTACGCGTCGCTGCGGCTCGACATGCCGGGCGCACAGGCGTTGGCGCGGCGGCTCGCGACAGCGTGCGATTGACGCCCGTACGCGCCGGCGCAGCGTGAATGCGCGCACAATCCAAGTGCAAGCAGCGCAATTAAGCGGTAGCATACATTTCTTTGCGCGCATTGAAGGGCTCGCCTGAAGCACCATGTTTCAGCAGGCTTTCGACGTTTTCGCGCCGCACACAACTACATCCCCCCATGTCGACTCATCCTCAGACGAAGCGTCATCTCGTCATCGCGGCGGTGATGGCATCGATGGCGATGGTGGCCATCGAAGCCACCATTGTCTCGACGGCCATGCCGCAGATCGTCACCCAACTAGGCGGCCTGCGTCTTTACAGTTGGGTCTTCTCATCGTTCCTGCTGGCGCAGACGGCGATGACCGTCGTGTTCGGCAAGCTCGCCGACCTGTACGGCCGCAAGCCGACTGTGCTGGTGGGCATCGTGATTTTCCTGATCGGCTCGATCGGCGCGGGCTTCGCGTGGTCGATGCCCGCGATGATCGTGTTCCGGCTGATTCAGGGCATAGGGGCGGGCGCGATCCAGCCGGTCACGCTGACCATCGTCGGCGATCTGTATCCGGCGCGCGAGCGCGGCAAAATTCAGGGCTATCTCGCGAGCGTCTGGGCGATTTCCGCAGTGATCGGCCCGATGGCGGGCGGCCTGCTGATCCGCGATCTGTCGTGGTCGTGGATTTTCTGGATCAACGTGCCGATCGGCATTCTGGCCGCGTTTGGCTTCATCAAATACCTGCACGAAGAGAAGCGTCATCAACGGCCGTCGATCGACATCATGGGCGCCGTGCTGTTCACCATCGCAATCGGTGCGTTGATGATGGCGCTCACGGACGCCGGCTCGGAAAACGATGCCCGCGCATTGTTCGAAGTCGCGCTGTGCGTGGTGTGCGGCGTGCTGTTCGTGTGGCATGAACGGCGCGTGCCGGAGCCGATGATCTCGTTCAAGCTGTGGAGCCATCGTCCCATTGCGGCGTGTAATGCGGCGACCGTGCTGTCGGGCATGGCGCTCATGGGTCTCACCACCTTCCTGCCGATGTACGTACAGGGCGTGCTGCATCAATCGCCCGTCGTCGCAGGTCTCGCGCTGACGATGGTAATGCTGGGCTGGCCGTCGGGCGCGACCTTCACCGCACGGTCGTTTCATCGACTCGGGCTGCGGCGCACGATGGTCGGCGGCAGTTTCTTCCTGCCGCTCGGCGCGATTGCGTTTGCGCTGCTGCAACCGGACGGCTCGCCCGTGCTGGCGGGCGTCGGTTCGCTCGTGATGGGGCTGGGCATGGGGATCGTGAGCGTCAGCTCGCTGATCCTGATCCAGGAGATCGTGCAGCCGCTAGAACGCGGCTCCGCGACGGCATCGAACCTGTTTTCGCGCAACCTGGGCAGCACGCTCGGCGCGGCGATTTTCGGCGCGGTGCTGAACTTCGGGTTGAGCCACTACAAGGGCATGGCGATCACGTCCGACCAGTTGCGCTCGCTGCTCGACGCGACGCCCAACGCTGCGCAAGCGGCGCTGTCGAGCAACGACATGGTGCGCGCAGCGCTGCATCACTCGCTGCATCTGACGTTCCTGTCGATCTTCGTGATCTGCGTGGGCGCGGTGCTGTCGGTGATGATGGTGCCGCACATCAAGCTCGGCGGACAGCCGCGCGAAACATCGGCGGCTGCGCATCTGACGGAGATGTGATTTACATCGGGCGCGCGCGTGTTCCGATAACGTCGACACGCGCGCTCATTGCGCTGAGGCAGGCGTCTTTCTGACGCCCAGTTCACCAGTCGCATCGCCGCTCGCTGCGCCTTCCTCCACTTCCTTCACGATCCATTGACTGAACGCGCGCATCGCGGGCGTCGCTGGCTTTGCCTTTTGCCAGGTGAGCCAATAGCTGCCCGCGTGCACGTCGATATCGAAAGGACGCGCGAGACGTCCCATCGACAGATCGCGTTCGAACATCGAAGCAGGCGCGAGCGCGACGCCCGCGCCTTGCATGGCCGCCTCCACCATCAGCCGCGACGAATCGAACACGGGACCGCGCACGGGACGCGGCGCAAGGCCCGCTGCCGCGAACCAGTTCGCCCAGTCGTCGGCGCGATACGAGCGCAGCAGCTTTTCACCGGCGAGATCGGCGGGCGCCTGAAGCCGTTGCGCGATCTCCGGCGTGCACAGCAGCGAGAGCGGCGCATCGAACAGCTTCTGCGCGCGCGAGCCGGGCCAGGTGCCGTCGCCGAAGCGGATCGCGAAGTCGAGACCTTCGGCGGCCAGATCGACGAGATTGTTGTTGGTCAGCAGACGCAACTCGATGAACGGATGCGCGTCATGAAACGCCTTCAGGCGCGGCATCAGCCAGCCGACCGCGAACGTCCCCACCGCGCCGACCGTCAGCACCTCATGAAAATGCCCGCCTTCGAACTGCCGCAACACGGCCTCGATGCGATCGAACGCGTCGCTGAGCACGGGCCGCAGCGCGAGGCCTTCATCGGTGATCGCGAGGCCGCGCGGCAGGCGCTTGAAGAGCGTCGCGCCGAGGCGCTCTTCGAGCATGCGCACCTGCTGGCTGACGGCCGCCTGCGTGACATTCAGTTCGAGCGCGGCGCGTGTGAAGCTCAGATGCCTGGCCGACGATTCGAAGGCGCGCAGCGCGTTCAGCGGAAGATACGGTCGCATGTTCGAGCCATAAGAAATTCTGGGGCATCGAGCAATTTATCATCGTTTGTCACCAGGGTGCGAAAACGCGATAGTGGCGGCACTTCAGGGAGGAGCAATGGTCACGAGGCGGACATTCACATTCACGTTGATGGGCAGTGGGTTAGCTGGCGTTGCGGCTCATGCGTTTGGCGCGCTGGTTGCAAACATTTGATAGAAAGGAAACGAAGCGATGAAGTTCGGTACGGTAAGTGCGCGCGCTGCGGCCATGCTGTGCGCAATGTGGATGACCTCGGGCGCGAGCCACGCGGCCGATGCGCCGCAAGACAACGTCAAACGCGCGGTCGACGCGGCAATACAACCGCTGATGACGAAAGACAGGATTCCCGGCATGGCCGTCGGCGTGATCGTCGATGGCAGGGCGATGGTGTTCAATTACGGCGTGGCGTCGACGGAAACGGGCAAACCCGTCACCGACGCAACGCTGTTCGAACTCGGCTCGGTCAGCAAAACCTTCACGGCGACGCTGACATCATGGGCGCAGGTCGACAACCAGTTGTCGTTGACCGACAGCGTAGCGAAGTATCTGCCGACGTTGCGCGGCACGCAGTTCGGCAACGTGAGCCTGCTGAATCTCGGCACGCATACGCCGGGCGGCCTGCCATTGCAGGTGCCCGACGACATTCAGAACGACGATCAGATGATCCGCTGGTTCAAGGCCTGGCGTCCCGCCCATGCGCCGGGTACGGTCCGGACCTATGCGAACCCCGGCATTGGCGCGCTGGGCATGATCACGGCGAAGAGCATGGGGCAGGATTTCACACCGCTGATCGAGCGGCGGCTTTTTCCTGCGCTCGGCCTGAAGAACAGCTTCATCGACGTTCCCGCCGACAGAGCGCCTGACTACGCGCAAGGCTATACGAAGACGGGCCAACCGATCCGCATGGCGGGCGGTGTGT
The DNA window shown above is from Paraburkholderia sp. PGU19 and carries:
- a CDS encoding MDR family MFS transporter; its protein translation is MSTHPQTKRHLVIAAVMASMAMVAIEATIVSTAMPQIVTQLGGLRLYSWVFSSFLLAQTAMTVVFGKLADLYGRKPTVLVGIVIFLIGSIGAGFAWSMPAMIVFRLIQGIGAGAIQPVTLTIVGDLYPARERGKIQGYLASVWAISAVIGPMAGGLLIRDLSWSWIFWINVPIGILAAFGFIKYLHEEKRHQRPSIDIMGAVLFTIAIGALMMALTDAGSENDARALFEVALCVVCGVLFVWHERRVPEPMISFKLWSHRPIAACNAATVLSGMALMGLTTFLPMYVQGVLHQSPVVAGLALTMVMLGWPSGATFTARSFHRLGLRRTMVGGSFFLPLGAIAFALLQPDGSPVLAGVGSLVMGLGMGIVSVSSLILIQEIVQPLERGSATASNLFSRNLGSTLGAAIFGAVLNFGLSHYKGMAITSDQLRSLLDATPNAAQAALSSNDMVRAALHHSLHLTFLSIFVICVGAVLSVMMVPHIKLGGQPRETSAAAHLTEM
- a CDS encoding LysR family transcriptional regulator, with amino-acid sequence MRPYLPLNALRAFESSARHLSFTRAALELNVTQAAVSQQVRMLEERLGATLFKRLPRGLAITDEGLALRPVLSDAFDRIEAVLRQFEGGHFHEVLTVGAVGTFAVGWLMPRLKAFHDAHPFIELRLLTNNNLVDLAAEGLDFAIRFGDGTWPGSRAQKLFDAPLSLLCTPEIAQRLQAPADLAGEKLLRSYRADDWANWFAAAGLAPRPVRGPVFDSSRLMVEAAMQGAGVALAPASMFERDLSMGRLARPFDIDVHAGSYWLTWQKAKPATPAMRAFSQWIVKEVEEGAASGDATGELGVRKTPASAQ
- the ampC gene encoding class C beta-lactamase, with amino-acid sequence MWMTSGASHAADAPQDNVKRAVDAAIQPLMTKDRIPGMAVGVIVDGRAMVFNYGVASTETGKPVTDATLFELGSVSKTFTATLTSWAQVDNQLSLTDSVAKYLPTLRGTQFGNVSLLNLGTHTPGGLPLQVPDDIQNDDQMIRWFKAWRPAHAPGTVRTYANPGIGALGMITAKSMGQDFTPLIERRLFPALGLKNSFIDVPADRAPDYAQGYTKTGQPIRMAGGVFAPEAYGVKSTAADMLRFIEANMKQARLDAQLQRAITDTHTGYFQAGPMTQDLIWEQYPYPVSLNALMEGNAPAMALDATPVTKIEPPEAPNDNVWINKTGSTNGFGSYVAFVPARRMGIVILGNRNFPILDRVAAAHRILTSLEQP